In Corynebacterium aquatimens, one genomic interval encodes:
- a CDS encoding glycosyltransferase family 2 protein, producing MNTRRASGADFADTWLIVPCYNEATVIGDVLANALLTFPNIVAVNDGSADDSAARIHEAGAHLVNHPVNLGQGAAIQTGIEYARAQPGAKFFVTFDADGQHQVKDVVRMVARLRTEPVDIVVGTRFGEASISKVPWLKRVVLKTVVFLSPRTRRLGLSDAHNGLRAFNLTVARGMNIRMNGMSHASEIVQMIDQNGWRVAEEPVDILYTEYSMSKGQSLINGVNIIADGLVARRLP from the coding sequence GTGAACACTAGGCGCGCTTCGGGGGCAGACTTTGCGGACACGTGGCTCATCGTCCCCTGTTATAACGAGGCCACCGTGATCGGCGACGTGCTGGCCAACGCATTGCTCACCTTCCCCAACATCGTGGCTGTCAACGACGGGTCCGCGGACGACTCGGCGGCGCGCATCCACGAAGCCGGCGCGCACCTGGTGAATCATCCGGTCAACCTCGGCCAGGGCGCGGCGATCCAAACGGGCATCGAGTACGCGCGAGCACAGCCCGGTGCGAAGTTCTTTGTCACCTTCGATGCCGACGGGCAGCACCAAGTCAAAGACGTTGTGCGCATGGTTGCGCGGCTGCGGACCGAACCGGTGGATATTGTGGTGGGGACGAGGTTTGGGGAGGCGTCGATAAGCAAAGTGCCCTGGTTGAAGCGCGTGGTGCTGAAGACCGTCGTCTTCTTGTCACCGCGCACGCGGCGGCTGGGGCTTAGCGACGCCCACAATGGCCTCCGCGCGTTCAACCTCACTGTGGCGCGCGGGATGAATATCCGCATGAACGGCATGTCGCACGCCTCCGAGATCGTGCAGATGATTGACCAAAATGGGTGGCGCGTCGCCGAGGAGCCCGTGGATATTTTGTACACGGAGTACTCGATGTCGAAGGGTCAATCGCTGATCAACGGCGTGAACATCATCGCCGACGGGCTGGTGGCAAGGAGGCTCCCGTGA
- a CDS encoding glycosyltransferase: MEKNSTGAGDLTPGAVTVLMAVYRGTTASELETALNSLYSQSRPAEEILVVRDGPVEGGVDKLLRDGRVETLMLERNQGLGRALAHGFARVTTEFVARLDSDDAATAQRLEKQLEFMRAHPEIAVVGSAMQEFSVEEGADGEADGDAWKLGGVRRLPEEHAQIAQYTRLNSPMNHPSVMMRTAAVRAVGGYRPMHNMEDYDLWARLIAAGQRLHNMPEPLTYFRVSDAQFRRRTTRETRAAERAMQDALVSYGLISRPRARVNLAVRNLYRALPLGVMRRVYARLFHA, translated from the coding sequence ATGGAAAAGAACTCGACTGGCGCAGGGGATCTGACCCCCGGCGCGGTGACCGTGCTCATGGCCGTCTACCGGGGCACCACCGCTTCGGAGCTGGAAACTGCCTTGAACAGCCTTTATAGCCAGAGCCGGCCGGCGGAGGAGATTCTGGTGGTGAGGGACGGGCCGGTTGAGGGGGGCGTCGATAAGCTTTTGCGCGACGGGCGAGTTGAGACGCTGATGTTGGAGCGCAACCAGGGCTTGGGCAGGGCCTTGGCGCACGGTTTCGCCCGCGTGACGACAGAGTTTGTTGCGCGCCTCGACTCAGACGACGCGGCGACGGCGCAGCGGCTGGAAAAGCAGCTGGAGTTCATGCGCGCGCACCCCGAGATTGCCGTGGTGGGCTCGGCGATGCAGGAGTTCAGTGTTGAAGAGGGCGCTGATGGGGAGGCTGACGGAGACGCGTGGAAGTTGGGCGGGGTGCGGCGGCTGCCGGAGGAACACGCGCAGATTGCACAGTATACGCGGCTCAATTCGCCGATGAATCACCCGTCGGTGATGATGCGCACCGCGGCCGTGCGGGCGGTCGGCGGGTACCGGCCAATGCACAACATGGAGGACTATGACCTGTGGGCGCGGCTCATCGCCGCCGGCCAGCGGCTTCACAACATGCCGGAACCGCTGACCTACTTCCGGGTGAGCGACGCGCAGTTTCGGCGCCGCACCACCCGGGAAACGCGGGCGGCCGAACGAGCCATGCAGGACGCGCTGGTCAGCTACGGACTGATCAGCCGGCCGCGCGCGCGGGTGAACCTGGCCGTGCGGAACCTGTATCGCGCGCTGCCGCTCGGCGTGATGCGGCGGGTGTACGCGCGGCTGTTTCATGCGTGA
- the rfbA gene encoding glucose-1-phosphate thymidylyltransferase RfbA, whose translation MKGIILAGGSGTRLYPITKGISKQLMPIYDKPMIYYPLTTLINAGIREILIITTPEDREAFERLLGDGSALGLMIDYAVQPSPDGLAQAFIIGEDFIGSDSVALVLGDNIFDGGHLNALMAEAVDPDGGSIFAYEVSDPQRYGVVTFDEVGTATSIVEKPREPQSNYAVTGLYFYDNDVVDIAKTIEPSERGELEITSVNEEYLTRGKLQVHRLHRGDVWLDTGTIDSMSEASAYVEVIQKRTGTVIGSPEVAAFTQGFIDGEALKRLAEPMMKSGYGRYLLDAARE comes from the coding sequence ATGAAGGGCATCATTCTCGCGGGCGGCTCCGGCACGCGCCTGTACCCGATCACGAAGGGCATCTCAAAGCAACTGATGCCGATCTACGACAAGCCCATGATTTACTACCCCCTGACCACCCTGATTAACGCGGGTATTCGGGAGATCCTCATCATCACGACGCCTGAGGACCGCGAAGCGTTCGAGCGCCTGCTTGGAGACGGCTCGGCGCTCGGCCTCATGATCGATTACGCGGTGCAGCCCTCCCCCGACGGTTTGGCGCAGGCCTTCATCATCGGCGAAGACTTTATTGGTAGCGACTCAGTAGCGCTGGTTTTAGGCGACAACATCTTTGACGGGGGCCACCTTAACGCGCTCATGGCCGAGGCCGTTGACCCCGACGGCGGATCGATCTTCGCGTACGAGGTATCCGATCCGCAGCGCTACGGCGTGGTCACGTTTGATGAGGTAGGGACGGCGACATCGATCGTCGAGAAGCCGAGGGAGCCGCAATCCAACTACGCGGTGACGGGGCTGTATTTTTACGACAACGATGTGGTCGACATCGCGAAGACCATCGAACCTTCGGAGCGCGGCGAGCTGGAGATCACCAGCGTGAACGAGGAATACCTCACTCGCGGCAAACTTCAGGTCCACCGCCTGCATCGCGGCGACGTGTGGCTGGACACCGGCACGATCGACTCGATGAGTGAGGCCAGCGCGTACGTCGAAGTGATCCAAAAGCGCACCGGCACGGTGATCGGATCGCCCGAGGTCGCGGCCTTCACACAAGGATTCATCGACGGCGAGGCCCTCAAACGCCTGGCGGAGCCCATGATGAAGTCCGGTTATGGGCGCTACCTGCTCGACGCCGCGCGGGAGTAG
- a CDS encoding HNH endonuclease signature motif containing protein, whose amino-acid sequence MRTQTDSAKAGGALTGAVDKLCDAIAEISRVFADPSPLRFTDVRNDMERLEAAVSGQKAYVDAAFAYLCERDGAGKVVGANHAVAYLRDVLGLSHAEAMGRLRRGADLFEEVPEFDVEEDSLFDDVDPDTPNAAEEAAAAAAAAEEARRRAEEERAAKKKAKERAKKVAEEKQKIINLELMKLRDGADPGRATILAEALAEAEKRSPEDLRKFVRRLVRDANKRGRRKAANKPQSDFHARNLHFGQQDADGMCSITIKAPAGEAAMLKAALDYGRGGGQKPGDPHAKDTRTMGQRHFDQLMGIVRTWSNSKSTSQNGVGTVVLGITLDDLAGADHTSRFATNTGIEVSVYDLLRLGFVGNDFVAQLDTVTGVPLSLGRTRLASVYQRIALLAMQGVCAWHGCDKPFSELDIHHILPYLDGGPTDIDNLVGLCRAHHRCNNDRRDGTGNKGYVDRDPETGRVGVVPADGGPMRFNDTVGYHDSCGHKLRKRRDQSGGNSNPPPDTESPPDSEHRDVPRQEPSTSTPSCPDPVLFPVPDTQARTA is encoded by the coding sequence ATGCGAACACAGACCGATAGTGCAAAGGCGGGCGGTGCGCTGACTGGGGCCGTCGATAAGCTGTGTGATGCGATAGCGGAGATTTCGCGCGTGTTCGCCGACCCCTCTCCCCTGCGATTTACTGATGTGCGCAACGACATGGAGCGGTTGGAGGCCGCGGTGTCGGGGCAGAAGGCGTATGTGGATGCGGCGTTTGCGTATTTGTGCGAACGTGACGGAGCGGGCAAGGTCGTCGGCGCGAATCACGCGGTGGCGTATCTGCGGGACGTTTTGGGGCTGTCCCATGCGGAGGCCATGGGTCGGTTACGACGCGGGGCCGATCTTTTTGAGGAAGTGCCTGAGTTTGATGTGGAGGAGGATTCGCTTTTTGACGATGTGGATCCGGACACACCAAACGCCGCCGAGGAAGCGGCAGCCGCTGCGGCGGCAGCGGAAGAAGCACGCCGTAGGGCTGAGGAGGAGCGCGCCGCGAAAAAGAAGGCCAAAGAGCGCGCGAAGAAGGTCGCTGAGGAGAAACAGAAGATCATCAACCTCGAGCTGATGAAGCTGCGCGATGGCGCAGATCCTGGGCGTGCAACGATCCTGGCTGAAGCGCTCGCCGAGGCCGAGAAGCGTTCCCCAGAAGATCTGCGGAAGTTCGTTCGGCGGCTCGTTCGCGATGCTAATAAGCGCGGCCGGAGGAAGGCCGCGAACAAGCCACAGTCTGATTTCCACGCTCGCAACCTTCACTTCGGGCAGCAGGACGCGGACGGAATGTGCTCGATCACCATCAAGGCACCGGCTGGGGAGGCTGCCATGTTGAAGGCGGCCCTCGATTACGGTCGGGGTGGCGGGCAGAAGCCCGGTGATCCCCACGCGAAGGACACCCGCACCATGGGCCAACGCCACTTCGACCAGCTGATGGGGATCGTGCGGACGTGGTCGAACTCGAAGTCGACTTCCCAAAACGGTGTGGGAACGGTTGTTTTGGGAATTACGCTTGATGATTTGGCCGGGGCGGACCACACCTCCCGGTTTGCAACCAACACTGGCATTGAGGTCTCTGTGTACGACCTCCTGCGGCTGGGGTTTGTTGGCAATGACTTTGTGGCACAGCTGGACACGGTGACCGGCGTGCCACTTTCGCTGGGCCGGACGCGTCTTGCCTCGGTGTACCAGCGCATTGCACTGCTGGCCATGCAGGGAGTATGCGCCTGGCATGGGTGCGACAAGCCGTTTAGCGAGTTAGACATCCACCACATACTGCCCTACCTCGACGGAGGCCCGACAGACATCGACAATCTGGTCGGATTATGTCGCGCCCATCACAGATGTAACAACGACCGAAGAGATGGCACCGGGAACAAGGGATACGTTGACAGAGATCCCGAAACCGGACGGGTCGGCGTTGTTCCCGCCGATGGCGGCCCCATGAGATTCAACGACACCGTGGGTTATCACGATAGTTGCGGACATAAGCTGCGAAAACGTCGCGACCAATCAGGTGGGAATTCCAACCCGCCACCAGATACCGAATCGCCGCCGGATTCGGAACACCGCGATGTGCCGCGCCAGGAACCTTCAACCTCAACCCCCTCGTGCCCGGACCCAGTGTTGTTCCCCGTGCCGGATACCCAGGCTCGCACTGCCTAA
- a CDS encoding sugar nucleotide-binding protein, which produces MTDSGISGLIVRPLNVHGDNRGWFKENWAGEPPMRVAQNNVSFNASRGATRGMHAEPWDKYVSVATGRVWGAWVDLREGSPTFGATFGCEIGPDTAVFVPRGVANGFQALEDNTTYIYLCSSRWSPDAQYSFSSYTEIDWPLEPTEVSDKDKGHPLLIDATPVPPRKVLVTGANGQLGRALQSLPGTEHWDFAGREELDVTGSVDKLRASRDWGQYSAIINAAAYNDVNGAETGEGRAGAWAVNAVAPGKLAAIANEFGLTLVHVSTDFVFDGSVEVHPESEVPSPLSVYGASKSAGEAAAMVAAQHFIVRTSWVFGDGANFVATMARLARGGVDPAVVRDQRGRPTWADDLAKGIVHLMDTGAAYGIYNLSSGGDVVGRDELTMAVFAGVGEDPARVQPVTTEEWARISAANGTHEADRPKESTLALDKIEATGFTPTNWRVALALYLADL; this is translated from the coding sequence ATGACTGATTCTGGCATCTCGGGGCTGATTGTTCGGCCGCTGAACGTTCACGGGGACAACCGCGGGTGGTTCAAGGAGAACTGGGCGGGCGAGCCGCCGATGCGGGTCGCGCAGAACAACGTCAGTTTCAATGCCAGCCGCGGGGCGACGCGAGGCATGCACGCGGAGCCGTGGGATAAATACGTCTCTGTGGCCACCGGACGCGTGTGGGGCGCGTGGGTTGACCTGCGCGAAGGCTCCCCCACCTTCGGCGCGACGTTCGGCTGTGAGATCGGTCCCGACACTGCCGTATTCGTTCCCCGCGGGGTAGCCAACGGGTTCCAGGCCCTCGAGGACAACACGACCTATATCTATCTGTGCAGTTCACGGTGGTCGCCGGATGCACAGTACTCATTCAGTTCCTACACGGAGATCGACTGGCCGCTCGAGCCCACGGAGGTATCAGACAAAGACAAAGGGCACCCCTTGCTTATCGACGCTACCCCCGTACCGCCCAGAAAAGTCCTCGTGACCGGGGCTAACGGCCAGCTTGGAAGGGCACTTCAGTCCCTCCCGGGGACCGAACACTGGGATTTTGCGGGGAGGGAGGAATTAGATGTAACGGGGTCCGTCGATAAGCTGCGCGCTTCGCGTGATTGGGGACAGTACAGCGCGATCATTAATGCGGCGGCGTACAACGACGTGAATGGAGCGGAGACTGGGGAGGGGCGCGCGGGGGCGTGGGCGGTCAACGCCGTGGCGCCGGGGAAATTGGCCGCGATTGCGAATGAGTTCGGGCTCACTTTGGTGCACGTGAGCACCGATTTCGTATTCGACGGATCGGTAGAGGTTCACCCGGAATCAGAGGTTCCTTCGCCGTTGTCGGTGTATGGGGCGTCGAAAAGCGCCGGCGAAGCGGCCGCGATGGTCGCCGCACAGCACTTCATCGTGCGGACCTCGTGGGTGTTTGGGGACGGCGCGAACTTCGTTGCGACGATGGCGCGGCTCGCGCGTGGTGGCGTCGATCCGGCCGTGGTGAGGGACCAGCGAGGGCGGCCAACCTGGGCCGATGACCTGGCGAAAGGCATCGTTCACCTCATGGACACGGGCGCGGCATACGGGATCTACAACCTGTCGTCTGGCGGCGATGTTGTCGGGCGCGATGAGCTCACGATGGCCGTGTTCGCAGGCGTTGGCGAGGATCCTGCCCGCGTGCAGCCAGTGACCACGGAAGAGTGGGCGCGGATTAGTGCCGCTAACGGCACGCATGAGGCCGACCGTCCGAAGGAATCAACGTTAGCGCTGGACAAAATCGAGGCAACTGGGTTCACGCCCACGAATTGGCGCGTTGCGCTGGCGTTGTATTTGGCCGATTTATAG
- the rfbB gene encoding dTDP-glucose 4,6-dehydratase encodes MTMLVTGGAGFIGANFVRMVLERDPGADVIVLDALTYAGNRENLAGLDVEFVEGSIADVEVVDALAARSDVIVNFAAESHNDNSLRDPSPFVTTNLVGTFTLLEAVRRHGNRFHHISTDEVFGDLEIDDPAKFTEATAYNPSSPYSATKAGSDHLVRAWVRSFGITATISNCSNNYGPYQHIEKFIPRQITNILTGRPAKLYGDGRNVRDWIHVDDHNDAVLAIIERGSKGETYNIGADGEASNKEVIEMICEIMGGEYEHVADRPGHDLRYAIDASKLRDELGWSPGNIRNLREGLEQTIEWYSNNRDWWARGKDAVEAGYEA; translated from the coding sequence ATGACCATGCTTGTCACAGGCGGCGCTGGCTTCATTGGCGCGAATTTTGTTCGGATGGTGTTGGAGAGGGATCCTGGCGCGGACGTTATCGTGCTTGATGCGCTGACGTACGCGGGCAATCGGGAGAATCTGGCTGGTCTCGATGTGGAGTTCGTGGAGGGGTCGATCGCGGATGTGGAGGTCGTTGATGCGCTTGCCGCGCGAAGCGATGTGATTGTGAACTTTGCGGCGGAATCCCACAATGACAATTCTTTGCGCGACCCGTCGCCGTTTGTGACGACGAACCTGGTGGGGACGTTTACGCTGCTAGAGGCGGTGCGGCGCCACGGGAACCGGTTCCACCATATTTCCACCGACGAGGTGTTTGGGGACTTGGAGATTGATGATCCGGCGAAGTTCACGGAGGCGACCGCGTACAATCCTTCGTCGCCGTATTCCGCGACGAAGGCTGGGTCAGACCATCTTGTGCGCGCGTGGGTGCGGTCGTTTGGAATCACAGCGACGATCTCAAACTGTTCAAATAATTACGGCCCCTACCAGCACATTGAGAAGTTCATTCCCAGGCAGATCACCAACATTCTGACCGGCCGGCCGGCGAAGCTGTATGGTGACGGCCGCAACGTGCGCGACTGGATCCACGTTGATGACCACAACGATGCGGTGCTAGCAATTATTGAGCGAGGATCAAAAGGCGAAACCTACAACATCGGCGCCGATGGTGAGGCCTCAAACAAGGAAGTCATTGAGATGATCTGCGAGATCATGGGTGGTGAATACGAGCATGTCGCCGACCGCCCCGGCCACGACTTACGGTACGCGATCGACGCGTCGAAACTGCGCGATGAGCTTGGGTGGTCGCCGGGAAACATCCGGAATCTACGCGAGGGTCTGGAACAGACTATTGAGTGGTACTCAAACAACCGAGACTGGTGGGCACGCGGCAAGGACGCGGTGGAGGCTGGCTACGAGGCGTAG
- a CDS encoding M1 family metallopeptidase, producing MSNLRLRSTPIPGTRDGYTGVDFNLGFHVARYRLDLRYKVAPNRLEGVAKLECSAWRDLPHMTLDLEPNMVARRVTASGRGDITVKRFKQSGGKLRITFSEPVLVDEEFELTIVYAGNPRPRRTRWGTIGWEELTNGSLVASQPNGAPTWFPCDDTPDEKARYEITIETDQPYTVIANGALTEHVGNRWTFTAGPMATYLATVQIGEYTRRELGRNTSVWLPAGVEVGDFVLQQEMLDFFEETFGPYPFPDYQAVVTEDPLEIPLEAQGLSIFGRNHVRRNERLIAHELAHQWFGNSLGVAQWDDIWLNEGFACYSEWLWAAHRNATTGAGVPIEESIRLHYNALALKPQDIIVGNPGPRLMFDDRVYKRGALTLHALRTLIGDEAFFTAVRDYVTRGAHSVVEPIDLRNALKSFAPDRAADIDATLEAWLHRPELPPLHPVRGR from the coding sequence GTGAGCAATCTCCGACTACGCTCCACCCCCATCCCCGGTACGCGCGACGGGTACACGGGGGTGGATTTCAATTTAGGGTTCCACGTAGCACGCTACCGCCTGGACCTGCGGTATAAGGTGGCGCCGAATCGGCTGGAGGGCGTCGCTAAGCTTGAATGCTCTGCGTGGCGCGATCTCCCGCACATGACGCTGGACCTTGAGCCGAACATGGTGGCGCGCCGCGTGACCGCGAGCGGCCGCGGGGACATCACCGTGAAACGCTTCAAGCAGTCGGGCGGCAAGCTCCGCATCACTTTTTCGGAGCCCGTGCTTGTCGACGAAGAGTTTGAGCTGACCATCGTTTATGCCGGTAATCCGCGCCCGAGGCGTACCCGATGGGGGACGATTGGGTGGGAGGAACTGACCAACGGGTCGCTGGTGGCCAGCCAACCGAATGGTGCGCCCACGTGGTTCCCCTGCGATGACACGCCGGATGAAAAAGCGCGGTATGAAATCACGATCGAGACCGATCAGCCCTACACGGTGATCGCCAACGGGGCGCTCACCGAGCATGTGGGCAACCGCTGGACTTTCACCGCGGGCCCGATGGCGACGTACCTCGCTACGGTACAGATCGGCGAATACACCCGCCGCGAGCTTGGACGCAATACATCCGTGTGGCTTCCCGCGGGGGTTGAGGTCGGGGATTTTGTTCTCCAGCAGGAGATGCTGGACTTTTTTGAAGAGACGTTTGGCCCGTACCCGTTCCCTGACTACCAAGCGGTGGTCACCGAAGATCCTTTGGAAATTCCGCTTGAAGCTCAAGGCCTGTCGATCTTCGGCCGCAACCATGTGCGGCGCAACGAGAGACTGATTGCCCACGAGCTCGCCCACCAGTGGTTTGGTAACTCGTTGGGCGTGGCGCAGTGGGACGATATCTGGTTGAACGAGGGATTTGCCTGCTACTCCGAATGGCTCTGGGCGGCACACCGCAACGCCACGACGGGCGCGGGCGTACCTATCGAGGAAAGCATCCGCCTGCACTACAACGCGTTGGCTCTCAAACCGCAGGACATCATCGTGGGCAACCCTGGGCCGCGGCTCATGTTTGATGACCGGGTGTATAAGCGCGGAGCACTGACACTGCATGCCCTGCGCACTCTGATCGGCGACGAAGCGTTCTTCACCGCCGTGCGAGACTACGTTACGCGCGGTGCACACAGCGTGGTTGAGCCGATCGACCTGCGCAACGCATTGAAGTCCTTCGCCCCTGACCGCGCCGCGGATATCGACGCGACGCTAGAGGCCTGGCTCCACCGACCTGAATTGCCGCCCCTGCACCCGGTTCGGGGCCGCTAA
- a CDS encoding alpha/beta hydrolase, translating to MKLSRKVVATVSALALTLGVATATQAEAVDTQTAKTISPDENLWGKLRPITKDDARNVVRKTEPEAWYSLIDGNKVKAFNVFSPSMGREIPVAVIPAKDANGKPVQGAPIIYLLNGAGGAEQGNDWLTYAKTQQYFEKQGVNVVIPMEGAFSYYADWATTPKVNGPDQYYRGPQKWETFLAKELPGPIERELGADSRRAIVGFSMSGTPALVIPSHYPGFYTAAASFSGCAATSSPAANFFARLTVNRGSGTPEEMWGPAGGEYNRYNDALVNAEKLRDTKLYISGASGLAAETDMPGYLKSKIDKNDQNRATKELAASAGAATLIVEGGVIEAAINSCNHDFKAKMDRINGSQNVNYKLRNAGTHSWPQWREDYKLSWEETIAPAFGMKANPSVHVDRGA from the coding sequence ATGAAGCTCTCCCGGAAGGTCGTCGCCACCGTCTCAGCGCTAGCGCTGACATTGGGCGTTGCCACTGCAACGCAGGCTGAAGCTGTGGACACACAGACCGCAAAGACTATTTCGCCAGACGAAAACCTCTGGGGCAAGCTCCGGCCCATCACTAAAGATGATGCGCGAAACGTGGTAAGAAAGACGGAACCCGAAGCGTGGTACTCCTTAATCGACGGTAATAAAGTGAAGGCTTTCAACGTCTTCTCCCCATCCATGGGCCGCGAAATTCCCGTTGCAGTGATCCCGGCGAAGGATGCCAACGGTAAACCCGTACAGGGCGCGCCGATCATTTACCTTCTCAACGGCGCTGGGGGCGCTGAGCAAGGCAATGACTGGCTGACCTACGCGAAAACCCAGCAATACTTTGAAAAGCAGGGAGTAAATGTAGTTATCCCGATGGAAGGTGCGTTCTCCTACTACGCGGACTGGGCAACAACGCCGAAGGTGAATGGACCTGACCAGTACTACCGCGGCCCACAGAAGTGGGAGACGTTCCTAGCCAAGGAACTTCCGGGCCCGATCGAGCGAGAACTGGGTGCAGATTCCCGTCGCGCAATCGTGGGCTTCTCCATGTCCGGCACCCCGGCGCTGGTCATTCCTTCGCACTACCCCGGTTTCTACACGGCAGCTGCGTCCTTCTCCGGCTGCGCTGCTACGTCCTCCCCTGCTGCGAACTTCTTTGCCCGACTCACGGTGAACCGCGGCAGCGGCACCCCAGAGGAAATGTGGGGCCCTGCCGGCGGGGAGTACAACCGCTACAACGATGCTCTGGTGAACGCCGAGAAGCTCAGGGACACCAAGCTGTACATCTCTGGTGCATCTGGTCTTGCTGCAGAGACCGATATGCCCGGTTACTTGAAGTCTAAGATCGACAAAAACGACCAGAACAGGGCTACGAAGGAACTGGCGGCTTCCGCCGGTGCAGCTACCCTCATCGTCGAAGGTGGCGTGATTGAGGCCGCGATCAACTCCTGCAACCATGACTTCAAGGCCAAGATGGACCGCATCAACGGCAGCCAGAACGTCAATTACAAGCTGCGCAACGCGGGTACGCACTCGTGGCCGCAGTGGCGCGAGGACTACAAGTTGTCCTGGGAAGAAACCATCGCTCCAGCTTTCGGTATGAAAGCTAACCCGTCGGTCCACGTGGACCGCGGAGCCTAA
- the lpdA gene encoding dihydrolipoyl dehydrogenase produces the protein MADKHFDVVVLGAGPGGYVAAIRAAQLGKKVAVVEKKYWGGVCLNVGCIPSKALIKNAEVAHIFTKEAKTFGIKGDVEFDYADAHARSRKVSEKIVGGVHYLMKKNKITEINGLGSFKDAKTLEITEGDDAGTTVTFDNCIIATGSVVRGLKGVEYSENVVSYEEQILNPQAPQKMVIVGAGAIGMEFAYVLSNYGVDITVVEYMDRVLPNEDKDVSKEIARAYKKLGVKLLTGHATTAVRDNGSSVEVDIQKNGTDKTETLTVDRVMISVGFAPRVEGFGLENTGVELTDRGAIAIDDRMRTNVDGIYAIGDVTAKLQLAHVAEAQGIVAAETIAGAETQELGDYMMMPRATFCNPQVASFGYTEEQAREKFADRDIKVAVFPFSANGKAVGLAEATGFAKLVADGEFGELIGAHLVGPHVSELLPELTLAQRFDLTAGEIARNVHIHPTLSEVLKEVAHGVEGHMINL, from the coding sequence GTGGCTGATAAACATTTTGACGTAGTAGTACTCGGTGCAGGTCCCGGCGGTTATGTTGCCGCCATTCGCGCGGCGCAGCTTGGCAAAAAAGTTGCCGTCGTGGAGAAGAAATACTGGGGCGGCGTGTGCCTCAACGTGGGTTGTATTCCCTCCAAGGCGTTGATTAAGAACGCTGAGGTTGCCCACATCTTCACCAAGGAAGCGAAGACCTTTGGCATCAAGGGTGACGTGGAGTTTGATTACGCGGATGCGCACGCGCGTTCACGCAAGGTCTCCGAGAAGATCGTCGGCGGCGTCCACTACCTGATGAAGAAGAACAAGATCACGGAGATCAACGGTCTCGGCTCCTTCAAGGACGCAAAGACACTGGAGATCACCGAGGGCGATGACGCTGGCACCACGGTGACCTTTGATAACTGCATTATCGCGACCGGTTCTGTGGTCCGCGGCCTGAAGGGCGTGGAGTACTCCGAGAACGTGGTGAGCTACGAGGAGCAGATCCTCAACCCGCAGGCCCCGCAGAAGATGGTCATCGTCGGTGCGGGCGCAATCGGCATGGAGTTCGCCTACGTTTTGTCCAACTACGGCGTGGACATCACCGTCGTCGAGTACATGGATCGCGTCCTGCCGAATGAGGACAAGGATGTCTCCAAGGAGATCGCCCGCGCGTACAAGAAGCTGGGCGTGAAGCTGCTGACCGGTCACGCCACCACCGCGGTGCGCGACAACGGTTCTTCCGTTGAGGTGGACATTCAAAAGAATGGCACGGACAAGACCGAGACGCTTACCGTTGATCGCGTCATGATCTCCGTGGGCTTCGCCCCGCGCGTTGAGGGCTTCGGCTTGGAGAACACGGGCGTTGAGCTCACGGATCGCGGGGCCATTGCTATCGACGATCGGATGCGCACCAACGTCGACGGCATCTACGCCATCGGTGACGTAACCGCGAAGCTCCAGCTGGCGCACGTAGCTGAGGCACAGGGCATTGTCGCAGCTGAGACCATCGCCGGCGCGGAGACCCAGGAGCTGGGCGACTACATGATGATGCCGCGCGCGACGTTCTGCAACCCGCAGGTTGCCTCCTTCGGCTACACCGAGGAGCAGGCTCGTGAGAAGTTCGCTGACCGCGACATCAAGGTTGCCGTCTTCCCGTTCTCCGCAAACGGCAAGGCAGTCGGTCTGGCGGAGGCCACCGGTTTTGCCAAGCTCGTTGCTGACGGTGAGTTCGGTGAACTCATCGGTGCCCACCTGGTTGGCCCGCACGTCTCCGAACTCCTGCCGGAGCTGACCCTGGCGCAGCGCTTCGACCTCACTGCCGGCGAGATCGCCCGCAACGTCCACATCCACCCGACGTTGTCCGAGGTCCTCAAGGAAGTCGCCCACGGCGTCGAGGGCCACATGATCAACCTTTAG